From the genome of Maniola hyperantus chromosome 9, iAphHyp1.2, whole genome shotgun sequence:
tatagatatagatagtatagattGATGATTGCAGACCTGCTGAGTTTGACCCTGTGGACACTGATGCCTTGTTACTGACAACCAGCAGCTCTACCGGACCACCAAAGGCAGCTATACTAAGTCATAAGAACATTATGATGGGCTTTCCACTGTTGATGTaagcaaatatgtcacaaaACGCTTCAATTTTACCCTTTTTAGGATTGTTTCccaaaattattgtaaaaaaggaacacttttagcatttaaactaccgtgagtgatttccattccaaataatatctgtcccggctgtactcacgtgtgtagtcggcgttagcccgactagtttcgaacccatacggggtcctttttcaagggagtccgttcgcgcacgcgccgcggttttgactgcgggacgcacgtgccgctgcccgaaGCGCCCGTTGTgaagtacagccgggacagatattatttggaAAGGAACACTTATTCGCCTGCCTATCCGTCACATTTTGCTTATTTCAGATCAACTTGAATGGATTAGTTTAACTGAATGGAATACcgcaaataaaatttattttagtaataaaaGGCGCTGAaatgaaatttgaaaatttaataattaatttatcgcTCCAACAGCTGaacaacactgcaagttaagcGCTATCTTGATGAGATTTAGTGAACTAATTATTTGGTCGTGAgcataaattttcattttttttatgacTCACtaactcacggttttcggattttttcctttggatgattctaggtcaacagaaagaaccctataggttttgattcccttgatgggTCTTGACGGAcacaacagacatacagacaacgaagtgatcctataagggttccttttcctatcgaggtacctacggaaccctaaaataaataaataataaataactaatattacaattattaattactattatCGATATAGaaaccaaaacatttttttttggaatttttgtccatgcccgcgacttcgtccgcgtggctttaggttctttaaaatcccactgcatgcaaaaaatcacgtcgatccgttgcgccgtcgcgacgtgattgaaggacaaaccaacgttacggttatttcgtggtttaacaacATTAAAAtgtttacgagacatttcaccgcgattaatagcctcatctggtgacagaagggctggctaattttttgcgcaacggatcagcctggccgtccagcgtggaaatgcagccagtattcttggcaccattccacgcgggcatgatttgtatagtaattagataaggctagctttaagttttattgtaatattttcaatgaaaataaaaattaaataatttaacgacatattttaatgtagataacgggttcataccacgattaatttgatgtttttatttgtcggggtctatatcgataataatgttttccccgattaatattttcaaaatatattcaatgtacagaaattgtccagttacagttttattataagtatagatagttCTAAAAATTAAGAAGTTAAATTACTCTTTTACAGGAACAACCGCACCAAATTCCCTACACCAGTGAAGCTAGCATTACTTTTATCACCTATACAATGGTTATCATCAAATCTCCAGTTTATATTGGGACCTATATTGAGATTCACTCGTCTGCAGACCTCATCCCCAATGACTCCAGAGCACGTCTACTCATTGATCAATAAATACAGGGTGAGAGATCTTCAGACGGTTAgagacggttttcagatttttccccgaatgtcagctataagatctacctacctgccaaatttcatgattctaggtcaacgggaagtaccctgaaggtttcttgacggaccgacagacagacagacagacagacaacaaagtgatcctataagggttccgtttttccttttgaggtgcggaaccctaaaaacgtgagAAAAGAACTGATGCAATGATTGTTTtgaccttttttattttagccGGATTTTTCACTCACGAACCCAGCGTTTCTGAGGTTGCTGCTAAAACCTGGTAATCGGGAGGAATGCAATTTCTCTTCCCTAGAGTACGTCATGATAGGTGGCAATGTCGTGGATAAAGAACTCCTTCAAGAAACGCAGGCAAGTCTATTTTTGGTTATATTAtctctacatataaaaatgaatcgctgaatgtgttgctgatcgcaaatctcgagaacagctgaaccgatttcgctaattcttttttcataatattccttgaagtacggggatatggttcttacggagagaaaaatttaaaaaaaatcctgaaaaataatagactgttaggcggtacgaagttcgccggggcagctagttcactaataaaattgaaattaaaaagtgttcacTTTTACTAATCATATAACATCATAGACATAATACAGATCTAGGTACACAGATTTTgatgtttttcagaaaataatgcCAAAATCGCATATAAAGTTAGCTTATGGTATGACTGAAGTTTCAGGCGTGGTTTTGGACTCCAGCTATTCTCCGTTTGGTTCAGTTGGAGCAGCAATGCCAGTTATGCAGTGTAAAGTTAGTATTAATCATTATTCGAAGACTTATATGTATTATCTACTATCGCAGTACCTAACCATGACGTCGAAACCTCGATGAGCTAGCAACTTAACATCACACTAATCacactatcacactaatattataaaggcgaaagattgcacgcgtgtgtgtatgtgtgtgtgtgtttgttactttttcacgcaAAAATTATGAGTCAGCCAGGTACGTACTCCTTAATcttttcaattaaatttaataattttctttatttctagTTAGTAGATCCTATCAGTaatgaagaaataaataaacctaacgTGCTCGGGGAAATGCGAGTAAAAGGTCCTACAGTGTTTCAGGTGAGAAATTATTTGAAATGATTCATTGTTATTCATTATTTCCTTcattttttggatttattcaaGTTTCAGATATTTTAGTTGGCCTACACTACAGGTGATAGAACTTAGAAGGAAGGGTTAATCTTTTGATGTATTAtaagtatctacttaggtatattttataataatgtcgGATGAACTGAAAAAAGAAAACAACACGACATGGAAATAATTCTagatgtatatttttataacaggGCTATTACAACAACCCTGAGATGACAAAAGCAGCTTTCGACGAAGACGGATGGTTTAAATCTGGAGACATATTATATAGAGATGAATATCACAATTACTATTTCTATGACCGCATCAAAATGTTGCTAAGATATAAATACGATACGGTAaagaatctatttattttagaaattgttttgtaccaaaaacttataagctactagcgacccgctctggcttcgcacgggtgcaataattgagtttcagttttaCTCAGGTCTCCAATCCTTTGTAGCTGTGAAATATAAAACTTCTAAATCAACGCAATCAAAAAATTACGGCCTCTTTATGCCTCATATTTTAAAACtctcaagggaatcaaaacctatagggtacttcctattgacctagaatcatgaaatttggcaagaagcAATATTATGTCTTATAACTAGTAAAACGAAAATCCGACAGCCATGTAGTCCATTAAAATTTTCGATTACAATACAAACTCATATTTGCAGTTGGTAGATTAATTTAAGCAATAAAATGATTACACCAGCcaagctacggaaccctcggtgcgcgagtccgatcgcacttggccggttgttttGAATGACAAACGAGTGCCTAAGTacttttaatcatcatcatcatgatcaacccatcgccggctcactacagagcacgcgcgggtctcctctcagagtgagaagggttttttccatagtctaccacgctggccatgttcggattggtagacttcacacacctttaaaaatattatggagaactctcaggcatgcaggtttcctcacgatgttttccgtcaccgttaaagcaacttcTTAGTAAAATTTAATTCCAGCTTTCACCTGTGGCTATAGAGTCCGTGATAAGAAAGCACCCTGGTGTCTTGGATGTGGTCGTGACCGGTATACTCGATGCTGAGTGTGGTGATTTGCCCGTTGCACTGGTACTCCGAAACGGGCACAATGTTACAGCACAAGAAATAAAGGATTTGGTTAAAGGTACTGCAACAATAAATTATGGATTTATCTAATTTTGAATTCAAATAGATTTAGCACCTTGAAGACTGGTTggtgaattctttgatttttcttcCCATAAAAGTCTTCTACGAAAGTAGAAGAACCTTGAAAACCTTACTTACTCCGCTTTATCATTTTATGCTAATTGCACTGTCAGCGCGGTTTATCACACACGCATCTCGAACGAGCATGTAGGCGCGTCTGTCAGCGCATTATAATACTATGACTGAGCCGTTTCTTACTCGGAAGccaaattaggtacttattacttcGATGTTTTCAACCGacttaaaaaaggaggaggttctcaattcgtcggaatctttttgaCACTAGAAATGTAGCGTGCGTGTAGGAGCGTAAGTCAAAAAGAGCGTAGATAATATGCGCAGAAATAACGCTAGTCTGTAATCGCCCTAAGCCAATCTATTCACTATATTGTATCAGTTTAATAAACTTTATAACGGCggcaattatattattactacttagctgatgcccacgacttcaactgcgtggattttggtttttaaaaatcccgtggggaatCTTCGATTTTTCCGGAAAAAaggtggcctatgtcactctcccaagtctttaactacccatgtacccatgcaaaaaatcacgtcgatccgttgctacgtTGCGATGAAGGAAAAACCtataaaccaacacactttcgcattataaatgcgaaatattttatattaggtatagtaagcgacaggtcgaaatggcaaccggggagggaacgccccgcacacccgcacggcccccgcgctaaccccgtgcgggcgaacacaggtgacgtgcgggtttgcggggcgttcccccgcctcataccccgattgctatctcgacctgtcgcggactatagtatgGTGATATTGTAATGGGTAGTTGTGGGTAGGGATTGGCATACACAAAGAAAATTGTACTACTACAGTTAGAATTCTTATTTCCAGAATCACTAACGGACTCGAAACAGTTAAGAGGTGGTGTGATATTTGTGAAGGAGTTTCCCACGACATCGTCAACGAAGGTGGATAGGATGAAATTAAGAGAATGGGCGAAGACGCTCAAgagagaataatttattttaatgtaataagTAAATAGCAACACACTgagtaaaatatattaaactagatgacgcccgcgacttcgtccgcgtggatttaggttttttaaaattcccgtgggaacgctttgattttccgggaaaaacgTAGCCTTCTTCCTTGGAATATAAACTAACtcagtaggtaccaaatttcatcaaaatcggtaaaactgttggaccgtgaaaagctagcagacagacagacagacacattttcgcatttataatattagtagataacAGGTTTAATAACTGTAATTTGTAGTTGATAtttataaagtaagtaaatagataaagtttttattaaacagtGTAGTCTACagtaatttattgttttattttacacaaactCAAACATATTGTGACCTCATAAGATAAAGGAATAAAACTTGCTGATACCCGCgcctttgtccgcgtggatttaggttttaaaaattccgtgggcaCTCTCTGATTTTTCTACCATTgttcaagaaataacacttttcatggcggtcattttgaaatgtttattatttgtcgTTATAGCGGTATTAGACATAcacatacacattctgtgaaaattcaacTTTCCACCCATTACGGTTTAGACATGCAGCACACTGACtgacgacggacggacggatggacagcggaggctcagAGGCTCagtatagggtcccgttggcacccgttaggtacggaacccaaaaaagaaGCAGTTATCTGTTGTCGCACTTGTGGTTACCGCCTTTtgaaacggaagtcacgtgatctgttgggggaagccatcttgagtcgGTTGTATAAATGCTGGTGGTTGGTGGTTTTTAAGGCGGCGCTCGCTACCTCCCACCGGTGACGCTggagcggccagtagggcctacgtaGTAGAGTCAATCCGAATCTAGGTTGTGGCGTGGTTTAAGGACAAAGAAACAGacttttgtattttaaataattatagtaagATAGTAGGATATAAGTATCGGGTACGTACCACGATAAATTTGGTAACTGTTTGAGCGTTGATAAGGTATTTCGCTTTAGTTAAACAATTGTATAAATAGGGGTAAGTACGCATCCGCTACAACTCTATTATAATAATCACATTATTATGccgttaaattataatttagatgttaaaaaaaataacttcgtATACCGTTGGAgtgtaattaattatattgcTTTTAAGCCGTTAAACCACAAAAAATAAAGCATAAATCATTAGGTTACCTtatgatccgtccagtagtgagctgtgcgttgatagatcagtcagtcagtcagtcagtcggtcagtcaccttttccttttatatatttagataatatagattttatgtaattaTTAGATAATAGGTGCCCTATGTCTATGTCTAGAGAAGATTTTC
Proteins encoded in this window:
- the LOC117985258 gene encoding luciferin 4-monooxygenase-like, whose protein sequence is MTHPVSDAVFWYIEELTAKIVAETGIPSDRYHLGKIILRSLKDAPEYILQIDGATDEKDTFKSALERSIRCATAFRNLGLKYQDVIVILAPNHINLVIPIYAALFLGLRVAGMDMTLEVGELQDTFQCCVPKIIFCQSSKVQNVQQALSKLKTTAQIISFDEPFQSDHCSSFSSLLDEYGGDTTVENFIPAEFDPVDTDALLLTTSSSTGPPKAAILSHKNIMMGFPLLMNNRTKFPTPVKLALLLSPIQWLSSNLQFILGPILRFTRLQTSSPMTPEHVYSLINKYRPDFSLTNPAFLRLLLKPGNREECNFSSLEYVMIGGNVVDKELLQETQKIMPKSHIKLAYGMTEVSGVVLDSSYSPFGSVGAAMPVMQCKLVDPISNEEINKPNVLGEMRVKGPTVFQGYYNNPEMTKAAFDEDGWFKSGDILYRDEYHNYYFYDRIKMLLRYKYDTLSPVAIESVIRKHPGVLDVVVTGILDAECGDLPVALVLRNGHNVTAQEIKDLVKESLTDSKQLRGGVIFVKEFPTTSSTKVDRMKLREWAKTLKRE